From one Streptococcus oralis genomic stretch:
- a CDS encoding DUF4651 domain-containing protein — MNGMKAKKLWMTGLTVAGLSALALGAKKAADNHKLMKTQEELTAIVRELFSDMGEIATIYVQVYESSLERLVGGVVFEDGRHYTFVYENEDLVYEEEVL; from the coding sequence ATGAATGGTATGAAAGCTAAGAAATTATGGATGACTGGCTTGACTGTGGCTGGTCTAAGTGCCCTCGCTTTGGGTGCCAAAAAAGCAGCAGATAACCACAAACTCATGAAGACGCAAGAAGAGTTGACCGCTATCGTGCGCGAACTTTTCTCAGATATGGGTGAGATTGCGACTATCTATGTTCAAGTCTACGAAAGTAGCCTAGAGCGACTCGTCGGAGGAGTCGTTTTCGAGGATGGTCGTCACTATACCTTTGTCTATGAAAATGAAGACCTGGTCTATGAGGAGGAAGTCTTATGA
- the ytpR gene encoding YtpR family tRNA-binding protein: MIFTYNKEHVGDVLMVIVKNSGDAKLDVERKGKVARVFLKDNGETVAWNIFEVSSLFEITERGQVFLTDEQVARLNQELQAEGFVEEIVNDKEPKFVVGEIVEMAAHPDSDHLNICQVAFASDKTVQIVAGAPNARVGLKTIVALPGAMMPKGNIIFPGELRGEKSFGMMCSPRELHLPNAPQKRGVIELSEDQVVGTPFDPAKHWIA, translated from the coding sequence ATGATTTTTACATATAACAAAGAACATGTCGGTGATGTCCTTATGGTCATCGTGAAAAATAGCGGCGATGCCAAACTGGATGTGGAACGCAAAGGCAAGGTTGCCCGTGTTTTCCTCAAAGATAATGGGGAAACAGTAGCTTGGAATATTTTCGAAGTTTCAAGTTTGTTTGAAATTACAGAGCGCGGCCAAGTTTTTTTGACAGATGAGCAAGTCGCTCGTTTGAACCAAGAATTGCAGGCGGAAGGCTTTGTGGAAGAAATTGTCAATGACAAAGAACCTAAGTTTGTTGTCGGTGAAATTGTCGAGATGGCAGCTCACCCAGATAGTGACCACCTCAATATCTGCCAAGTTGCATTCGCAAGTGATAAGACAGTGCAAATCGTTGCAGGAGCTCCTAATGCACGTGTTGGGTTGAAAACCATTGTAGCCCTTCCTGGAGCGATGATGCCAAAAGGCAATATTATTTTCCCAGGCGAGCTTCGTGGCGAAAAGAGTTTTGGCATGATGTGTAGCCCTCGTGAATTGCATCTACCAAATGCTCCGCAAAAACGTGGGGTTATTGAAT
- a CDS encoding thioredoxin family protein, translating to MITPDSIEELAGFVEQDGKKVFLFVADWCGDCRYIYPALPEIEETNPEFTFIRVDRDQYMDLAKLWDVYGIPSLVVLEKDKEIDRFVNRDRKSKEQINDFLAGLK from the coding sequence ATGATTACTCCCGATAGTATAGAAGAACTAGCAGGTTTTGTCGAGCAAGATGGCAAGAAGGTCTTCCTTTTTGTGGCGGACTGGTGTGGCGATTGTCGTTATATCTATCCAGCCTTGCCAGAGATTGAGGAGACCAATCCAGAGTTCACCTTTATTCGAGTGGACCGAGACCAGTACATGGATCTGGCCAAACTCTGGGATGTTTACGGGATTCCTAGCCTTGTTGTACTAGAAAAGGACAAGGAAATCGATCGATTTGTCAATCGCGACCGTAAAAGTAAGGAACAGATTAACGACTTTTTAGCAGGACTGAAATAG